Proteins found in one Exiguobacterium sp. 9-2 genomic segment:
- a CDS encoding GntP family permease, producing the protein MPLVIVGIGIVALLVLIMGLKLNTFVSLIIVSFGVALLLGMPLDQIVKTIEAGIGGTLGHLALIFGLGAMLGKLIADAGGAQRIAMTLVARFGEKNIQWAVVVASFIIGIALFFEVGLVLLIPIVFAISRQLRVSILYLGIPMVAALSVTHGFLPPHPGPTVIAGEYKANIGEVLLYGFIVAVPTVIIAGPVFTKIAKRLVPESFTRTGNIASLGEQKEFDLDETPGFGISVFTAMLPVLLMSVATIFTLLQETLGLGESSVISAIEFIGNASTAMLISLLVAVYTMGIARKIPMQTVMESCTTAIAQIGMMLLIIGGGGAFKQVLIDGGVGTFVAQLFEGSALSPILLAWLIAAILRISLGSATVAALSTAGLVIPLLEQSDVNLALVVLATGAGSLIASHVNDAGFWMFKEYFGLSLKETFATWTVLETIISVCGLGFVLLLSLVV; encoded by the coding sequence ATGCCTTTAGTCATCGTAGGAATTGGGATCGTCGCATTGCTCGTTCTCATCATGGGGTTAAAATTAAATACGTTCGTTTCACTCATCATCGTTTCCTTTGGCGTTGCACTATTACTCGGTATGCCGCTCGATCAGATCGTCAAGACGATCGAAGCCGGTATCGGAGGAACACTCGGTCACCTAGCACTGATCTTTGGGCTTGGTGCGATGCTTGGAAAGCTAATCGCTGACGCCGGGGGGGCGCAGCGAATCGCGATGACGCTTGTCGCACGATTCGGGGAAAAGAACATCCAATGGGCGGTCGTCGTTGCTTCGTTCATCATCGGAATCGCACTTTTCTTCGAAGTCGGACTCGTTCTGTTGATTCCAATCGTCTTTGCGATTTCACGCCAGCTCCGCGTTTCGATCTTATATCTTGGGATCCCAATGGTCGCAGCACTGTCTGTCACGCACGGCTTCTTACCACCTCACCCAGGTCCGACCGTCATCGCAGGGGAGTATAAAGCCAATATCGGGGAAGTCTTATTGTATGGTTTCATCGTTGCTGTTCCGACAGTCATCATTGCTGGTCCTGTTTTTACGAAGATCGCGAAACGACTCGTACCTGAATCGTTTACACGCACAGGAAACATCGCGTCACTCGGGGAACAAAAAGAATTTGATTTAGACGAGACGCCAGGTTTCGGTATTAGTGTCTTCACTGCGATGCTACCGGTCCTCTTGATGTCGGTCGCAACGATCTTCACGCTTTTACAAGAAACACTCGGCTTGGGTGAGAGTAGCGTCATCTCGGCGATCGAGTTCATCGGGAACGCCTCGACGGCGATGTTGATTTCGTTACTCGTCGCGGTCTATACGATGGGGATCGCCCGTAAGATTCCGATGCAAACGGTCATGGAATCTTGTACGACGGCCATCGCCCAAATCGGAATGATGCTATTGATCATCGGTGGTGGCGGTGCCTTCAAACAAGTCTTGATTGACGGCGGCGTCGGTACATTCGTCGCACAATTATTTGAAGGATCGGCGTTATCTCCGATTCTGCTCGCTTGGTTGATCGCTGCGATTCTGCGAATCTCACTTGGTTCTGCGACAGTCGCTGCCCTTTCGACAGCAGGTCTCGTCATTCCGTTACTGGAGCAATCTGACGTCAACTTAGCGCTCGTCGTCCTTGCGACTGGTGCGGGTAGTCTAATCGCTTCACACGTCAATGATGCGGGCTTCTGGATGTTTAAAGAATATTTCGGTTTATCATTAAAAGAAACGTTTGCGACATGGACTGTGCTTGAGACGATCATTTCCGTTTGTGGACTTGGGTTCGTTCTTCTCCTCAGCCTCGTCGTCTAA
- a CDS encoding GntR family transcriptional regulator, giving the protein MSELLYPLKWLSKASAGDRVAHELRMRIISGKIESGTILSENKIASDFSVSRSPVRDALKVLAAEQLIRLERMGAVVVGLSERDIQEIYDVRLLIETFVFERLVKVERAELVRELSKILEMMKVAIKYKDADEFSFQDVLFHETIIRSIDHGYVSMIWQNLKPVMESFILLSMRVRFEEDIEDFERILANHALYIEAIETGDRERMVASLHQNFDDVQEVEDLWKTQQMMSKGVDSHD; this is encoded by the coding sequence ATGTCAGAACTGTTATACCCCTTGAAGTGGTTGTCAAAAGCTTCTGCCGGAGATCGTGTCGCGCACGAACTACGAATGCGGATCATTTCAGGAAAAATTGAAAGCGGTACCATTTTATCCGAAAACAAAATAGCCTCTGATTTTTCAGTCAGTCGCTCACCTGTCCGTGATGCGTTAAAGGTCCTTGCAGCCGAACAGTTGATTCGTCTCGAACGAATGGGGGCGGTCGTCGTCGGTTTATCCGAGCGCGACATTCAAGAAATCTATGATGTCCGGTTACTCATCGAAACGTTCGTCTTCGAGCGACTTGTTAAGGTCGAACGGGCAGAACTCGTCCGTGAACTCAGCAAAATTCTCGAAATGATGAAGGTTGCTATCAAATATAAGGATGCTGATGAATTCTCTTTCCAAGACGTACTGTTTCATGAAACAATCATCCGCTCGATTGATCATGGGTATGTCAGCATGATTTGGCAAAATCTCAAACCAGTCATGGAAAGTTTCATCCTCCTATCGATGCGGGTACGATTCGAGGAAGACATCGAAGACTTCGAACGCATCCTCGCGAACCATGCCTTGTATATCGAAGCGATTGAGACAGGGGATCGTGAACGGATGGTTGCTTCCTTACATCAGAACTTTGATGATGTTCAGGAAGTCGAAGATCTCTGGAAAACGCAACAAATGATGTCGAAAGGAGTCGATTCACATGACTGA
- a CDS encoding ketopantoate reductase family protein: MNILVVGAGAVGGYFGGRLAEQGEQVTFLVRPKRYEQLQKTGLQITSPHGDITITPQLVTRDMRPDHVFDVVLLSTKAYHLDDVLEDLTPFVSNETYIIPLLNGMQHIRRLTEVFGEERVLGGLCFIESTLDAEGRILQTSPSHRLLFGSRTGKPTARLQEIATRFAKAKAPMAYSMHIMDDMWQKYLFISTFAGVTTLFRSAIGSIREEAVGRQMIVDVMNEAKQAMEEQGAVFNDDTETVLLKQMHAMEDTMKSSMLRDMEKGQPVEVEHFFSALLKPTSTERFRALKLVEANLRMYLGTIK, encoded by the coding sequence ATGAACATTTTAGTTGTAGGTGCAGGAGCAGTCGGAGGTTATTTCGGGGGCCGTCTTGCTGAGCAAGGTGAACAGGTGACCTTTCTCGTCCGTCCGAAGCGATATGAACAATTACAAAAAACAGGTCTACAGATCACTAGTCCTCATGGCGATATCACGATTACGCCTCAGTTAGTGACACGAGACATGCGACCGGATCACGTATTTGATGTCGTTTTGCTTTCGACGAAAGCCTATCACTTAGATGATGTCTTAGAGGATCTTACGCCATTCGTTTCGAACGAGACGTATATCATTCCTTTATTGAATGGCATGCAACATATTCGTCGGTTAACAGAAGTCTTCGGAGAAGAGCGTGTACTGGGCGGTCTTTGCTTCATTGAATCGACGCTTGATGCAGAAGGACGCATTTTACAGACGAGTCCGTCACATCGACTGTTGTTTGGCTCACGAACCGGCAAACCAACAGCTCGTTTGCAGGAGATCGCAACACGTTTTGCGAAAGCGAAGGCACCGATGGCGTACTCGATGCATATCATGGATGACATGTGGCAAAAGTATCTTTTTATTTCGACATTTGCGGGTGTGACGACGCTATTTCGTTCAGCAATCGGTTCGATTCGGGAAGAAGCTGTCGGGCGTCAGATGATTGTAGACGTCATGAACGAAGCGAAACAGGCGATGGAAGAACAGGGCGCGGTCTTCAATGACGATACAGAAACGGTGCTATTGAAGCAGATGCATGCGATGGAAGATACGATGAAATCGTCGATGTTGCGCGATATGGAAAAAGGTCAGCCAGTCGAAGTGGAACATTTTTTCAGCGCCTTGTTAAAACCTACTTCGACAGAACGGTTCAGAGCTTTAAAATTAGTCGAAGCAAACTTACGCATGTATCTTGGAACGATTAAATAG
- the gntK gene encoding gluconokinase — protein MTEYMLGVDIGTTSTKAVLFTTKGEVIGQTNVGYPLHTPNRSTAEQDPEEIFDAVLESIRLITKRHPSMPPKFVAFSSAMHSLIAMDAQHQPLTACITWADSRSEAWSNKIKEQYGLSIYHRTGTPIHPMSPLSKISWLVEDRPELHAQTKKYVGIKEFVFQRLFGTYVIDHSLASATGLFNIHELGWDTGALHVAGIDASYLSEPVPTTTSCTGLNTDYARQMGLSVDTPFLVGASDGVLSNLGVNAIRKGEIAITIGTSGAIRTIIDRPQTDEKGRTFCYALTEDHWVIGGPVNNGGMVLRWIRDELASAEVETAKRLGIDPYAVLTKIAERVRPGSDGLLFHPYLSGERAPLWNPDVSGSFFGLTLSHKKEHMIRAALEGVIYNLYTVFLALVECMDGPVTRIQATGGFARSEVWRQMMADIFESEVVIPESFESSCLGACILGLYATGEIDSFEVVSEMIGETHRHVPNEEAMHEYRQLLPIFISLARTLSEDHKRIAMYQRSLIQEEN, from the coding sequence ATGACTGAATACATGTTAGGCGTCGATATCGGAACGACGAGTACGAAAGCAGTCTTATTTACGACAAAAGGAGAGGTCATCGGACAAACGAACGTCGGTTACCCACTCCACACACCGAACCGTTCGACGGCGGAACAGGATCCGGAAGAAATTTTTGATGCCGTACTCGAATCCATCCGCTTGATCACAAAACGTCATCCGAGCATGCCACCGAAGTTCGTCGCGTTCAGTAGTGCCATGCACAGTTTGATTGCGATGGACGCACAACATCAACCGTTGACTGCCTGCATCACATGGGCAGACAGTCGGAGTGAAGCATGGTCGAACAAGATTAAGGAACAATATGGTCTCTCGATCTATCACCGGACCGGGACACCGATTCATCCGATGTCACCGCTTAGCAAAATCAGTTGGCTCGTCGAAGATCGTCCGGAGCTCCACGCTCAAACGAAAAAGTATGTCGGGATCAAGGAGTTCGTGTTCCAAAGACTGTTCGGAACATATGTCATCGACCACTCTCTCGCTTCAGCAACTGGTCTCTTTAATATTCATGAATTAGGTTGGGATACGGGCGCATTGCATGTCGCAGGTATCGATGCAAGCTATTTATCGGAACCCGTACCGACAACGACGTCATGTACCGGACTCAATACTGATTACGCACGACAAATGGGATTATCCGTCGATACGCCGTTCTTAGTCGGTGCTAGTGACGGTGTCCTCTCCAATTTAGGTGTCAACGCGATTCGCAAAGGGGAAATCGCGATCACGATCGGAACGAGCGGTGCCATCCGAACGATCATTGATCGTCCACAGACGGATGAAAAAGGACGAACGTTCTGTTACGCACTGACCGAGGACCACTGGGTCATCGGCGGCCCCGTCAATAACGGTGGAATGGTCTTACGTTGGATTCGAGACGAACTCGCTTCAGCAGAAGTCGAGACAGCAAAACGTCTCGGTATCGATCCGTATGCTGTCCTGACGAAGATTGCCGAACGCGTCCGCCCGGGGTCCGACGGTCTGTTGTTCCATCCTTACTTGTCCGGTGAACGAGCACCGCTATGGAATCCGGACGTCAGCGGTTCATTCTTCGGTTTGACGCTCTCACACAAAAAAGAGCACATGATTCGGGCAGCACTAGAAGGCGTCATCTACAATCTGTATACCGTCTTCCTCGCACTCGTCGAATGCATGGATGGTCCTGTGACGCGGATTCAGGCAACCGGTGGATTTGCCCGGTCTGAAGTCTGGCGCCAAATGATGGCGGACATCTTTGAGTCGGAAGTCGTCATTCCGGAAAGTTTCGAAAGTTCATGTCTTGGCGCTTGTATTCTCGGACTGTATGCGACAGGGGAAATCGATTCGTTCGAAGTCGTATCCGAGATGATTGGGGAAACACATCGCCATGTACCAAATGAAGAAGCGATGCATGAATATCGTCAGCTTTTACCGATTTTCATTAGTCTAGCGCGGACATTATCCGAAGACCACAAACGAATTGCTATGTATCAACGGAGCTTGATTCAAGAGGAAAACTAA
- the gnd gene encoding decarboxylating NADP(+)-dependent phosphogluconate dehydrogenase translates to MQHSIGVIGLGVMGRNLALNMASHQEEVAIYNYTRDLTDDLVAHDEGLPLHPYYDIEAFVQSLARPRKIFMMVTAGSAIDSVIESLLPHLETGDIIMDGGNSHFLDTERRFDELQRHGIEYIGVGVSGGEVGARTGPAIMPGGSKEAYEHVAPILTKIAAHVEGDPCCVYIGPKGAGHFVKMVHNGIEYADMQLIAEAYSFLRFRLGLDVTEVADIFAEWNAGELKSYLIEITADILRKTDDETGQPLIDVILDQAGQKGTGKWTSLQAIDNGIASSIITEALFARYLSAVKEERVAASAVLKGPEDLSSLERDAWIERIRQALYMGKVAAYAQGFTQYRTSSELYDWNLRLEEIALIFRGGCIIRADFLNVISEAFKNDANLSNLMLAPFFAEKVQAYQESLRHVVAEGALSGFALPCLSTSLTYYDSYRTANSNANMLQAQRDYFGAHTYARTDREGIFHTDWQ, encoded by the coding sequence ATGCAACATTCTATCGGAGTCATCGGGCTTGGCGTCATGGGACGCAACTTAGCACTGAATATGGCGAGTCATCAAGAAGAAGTCGCCATCTATAACTACACACGTGATTTAACGGACGATCTCGTCGCACACGATGAGGGATTACCACTTCATCCGTACTACGATATCGAAGCATTCGTACAGTCACTCGCCCGTCCGCGTAAAATCTTCATGATGGTCACGGCCGGCAGCGCGATTGATTCAGTCATCGAATCGTTACTTCCACATCTCGAAACAGGCGACATCATCATGGATGGTGGAAATTCCCACTTCCTTGATACGGAACGTCGCTTCGACGAACTCCAACGACACGGCATCGAATACATCGGCGTCGGCGTATCGGGTGGTGAAGTCGGTGCACGGACCGGTCCTGCGATCATGCCGGGTGGATCGAAAGAAGCCTACGAACATGTCGCACCGATCTTGACGAAGATTGCCGCTCACGTTGAAGGCGATCCATGTTGTGTCTATATCGGTCCGAAGGGCGCTGGTCACTTCGTCAAGATGGTCCATAACGGGATCGAGTACGCTGACATGCAACTGATCGCTGAAGCTTACAGCTTCCTTCGTTTCCGCCTTGGACTCGACGTGACGGAAGTTGCAGACATCTTCGCCGAGTGGAACGCAGGCGAACTGAAAAGTTACCTGATTGAGATCACAGCGGACATTCTCCGGAAAACGGATGACGAGACAGGGCAACCGTTGATCGATGTCATTCTCGATCAAGCTGGTCAAAAAGGAACCGGAAAATGGACAAGCTTACAAGCAATTGATAATGGAATCGCCTCTTCGATCATCACGGAAGCCTTGTTCGCTCGTTACCTTTCAGCTGTTAAAGAAGAACGCGTCGCAGCGTCTGCTGTTCTGAAGGGACCAGAAGACTTGTCATCGCTTGAGCGGGACGCGTGGATCGAACGGATTCGTCAAGCGCTTTATATGGGGAAAGTCGCAGCTTACGCGCAAGGCTTTACCCAGTACCGGACATCGTCTGAACTATACGACTGGAACTTACGCCTTGAGGAGATCGCCTTGATTTTCCGTGGTGGATGTATCATCCGGGCAGACTTCTTGAATGTCATCAGTGAAGCGTTCAAAAACGACGCGAACCTCTCGAACTTAATGCTCGCCCCATTCTTCGCTGAGAAAGTACAGGCGTATCAAGAATCGTTACGCCACGTCGTTGCCGAGGGTGCGCTATCTGGTTTTGCGCTCCCATGTCTATCGACGTCGTTGACGTATTATGATAGCTACCGGACAGCAAACTCGAATGCCAACATGTTGCAAGCCCAACGCGATTATTTCGGTGCGCATACGTATGCTCGAACAGACCGCGAAGGGATCTTCCACACGGACTGGCAATAA
- the ahpC gene encoding alkyl hydroperoxide reductase subunit C produces MSLIGSEVKPFSASAFHNGEFVDLTDANLRGKWSVVCFYPADFTFVCPTELEDLQNQYATLKALDVEVYSVSTDTHFTHKAWHETSETIGKIEYVMIGDPSHVISRNFEVLNEQDGLADRGTFIIDPDGVIQTVEINAGGIGRDASTLVNKIKAAQYVRNNPGEVCPAKWEEGSATLTPSLDLVGKI; encoded by the coding sequence ATGTCTTTAATCGGAAGTGAAGTAAAACCATTCAGTGCATCAGCATTCCACAACGGAGAATTCGTTGACCTAACGGATGCCAACCTTCGCGGTAAATGGAGTGTCGTATGTTTCTACCCTGCAGACTTTACATTCGTTTGCCCGACAGAACTCGAAGATCTCCAAAACCAATACGCAACTCTCAAAGCGCTTGACGTTGAAGTTTACTCTGTTTCAACAGATACGCATTTCACACATAAAGCATGGCACGAAACGTCAGAAACAATCGGTAAAATCGAGTACGTTATGATCGGTGACCCATCACACGTCATCTCACGTAACTTCGAAGTCTTGAACGAACAAGATGGTCTTGCTGACCGCGGTACGTTCATCATTGATCCAGACGGCGTCATCCAAACAGTTGAAATCAACGCAGGCGGCATCGGTCGTGATGCGAGCACACTCGTCAACAAAATCAAAGCAGCACAATACGTACGTAACAATCCAGGCGAAGTCTGCCCAGCGAAATGGGAAGAAGGCTCTGCAACACTCACACCAAGCCTTGACCTCGTCGGAAAAATTTAA
- a CDS encoding polysaccharide pyruvyl transferase family protein, whose protein sequence is MKRIIIRAGMTPFEQFDAPYLMKHNSIGGNVGNLIYQYSIFRTLMTEGTTITPDYYYYDEERADEINANFDLYVIPLADAFRKEFVPTLRKYTRLIKKLKIPVVVIGVGLRAPFEPDLDGGFPFDEDVKAFVSAVLERSSMLGLRGEITSKYLTRLGFREGIDHRVIGCPSMYAFGRDLHIRETNITPESMITVNSSRLAPQNVLDFITRGMEEYPNHYFIPQWMKELKLTYTGTHPIADLSVTNYPVKMSDPAYMNDRVRFFLNAQTWFDFIGQADLSFGARLHGNITATLAGTPSILIPKDARMRELTDYHQLTHIWANDIKADTQLSDVVANADFQSPVRVQARNFDNFVDFLNVNDLEHIYQETNYPENVPFDRQMAQAELLPPVQPISGVSLEEAVARFERFFPEQEKKIADAQKQAKAQLAEKDKKIKALQKQTTTTQKDQEIAALKAQLAAQTKKMKHQQGTLNRKAVRAALKTADLFAKK, encoded by the coding sequence ATGAAACGTATTATTATTCGTGCAGGTATGACACCATTCGAACAGTTCGATGCTCCTTATTTGATGAAACATAATTCCATTGGAGGAAACGTTGGAAATCTCATTTATCAATACAGTATCTTTCGGACGTTGATGACAGAAGGTACGACGATTACACCGGACTATTACTATTACGATGAAGAACGGGCGGACGAAATCAATGCCAACTTTGATCTTTATGTCATTCCGTTAGCGGATGCATTCCGAAAAGAATTCGTACCGACGTTGCGGAAGTACACCCGCCTTATCAAGAAATTAAAAATTCCAGTCGTCGTCATCGGTGTAGGCTTACGTGCACCGTTTGAACCAGATCTAGACGGCGGATTCCCGTTCGATGAAGATGTCAAAGCATTCGTCAGCGCTGTACTTGAGCGCTCAAGCATGCTTGGTCTTCGTGGGGAAATCACGTCGAAATACTTGACGCGTCTTGGTTTTCGCGAAGGCATTGATCATCGTGTCATCGGATGTCCTTCGATGTACGCGTTTGGTCGCGACTTACATATTCGTGAAACGAACATTACGCCCGAGTCGATGATTACGGTCAACTCGTCACGTTTAGCACCACAAAATGTTCTTGATTTCATTACGCGCGGAATGGAAGAGTATCCGAATCATTACTTCATTCCCCAATGGATGAAGGAACTGAAATTGACGTATACAGGAACGCATCCGATCGCAGATTTGTCCGTGACGAACTATCCGGTGAAGATGTCGGATCCTGCTTACATGAACGATCGTGTTCGTTTCTTCTTGAACGCACAAACATGGTTCGATTTCATCGGGCAGGCAGACCTCAGTTTTGGTGCGCGCTTGCATGGAAATATCACAGCAACGCTTGCGGGTACGCCGAGTATCCTCATTCCAAAGGATGCACGAATGCGCGAACTAACGGATTATCATCAGTTGACGCATATTTGGGCGAACGACATCAAAGCGGATACACAATTATCCGACGTCGTAGCCAATGCTGATTTCCAAAGTCCAGTACGTGTTCAAGCACGTAACTTCGACAACTTCGTTGACTTCTTGAACGTGAATGATCTTGAACACATTTACCAAGAGACGAATTATCCTGAGAATGTGCCGTTTGACCGTCAAATGGCGCAAGCGGAACTACTTCCACCGGTTCAACCGATTTCTGGCGTGAGTCTCGAAGAAGCAGTCGCCCGTTTCGAACGGTTCTTCCCGGAACAAGAGAAGAAGATCGCGGATGCGCAAAAACAGGCAAAAGCGCAATTGGCCGAAAAAGATAAGAAAATCAAAGCATTGCAGAAACAAACAACGACGACTCAAAAAGATC